Below is a genomic region from Sulfitobacter sp. OXR-159.
AAAGTCGCGAAACACGGTCGCGCGCGCCTTTGCCGCCTCGGTCACCAGCGCGTCAATCTTAAGGCCGTCGGGGTTTGCCCGTGCCAGCGCATCGCGCAATGACGCCACGCTTGCCGCGCCCCGAAATCCGATCCCGGCCATCCTCATAGTGTCACGCTCCATTGTACTACGGGCCGCAGGGGCTGCCAGCCGCGCATCGTGCCAAGCGGGGCGGCCTGCGCCAGTTCGATCCGCAAAAGACTGCCCCCATGCGCCGCGTGAAGCTGCGCCAAGAGCGCCTCGGTTTCCAGCGTCACCCCATTGGCGACCAGCCGCGTGCCTGCTGGTAACGCAGGCAGCAGGGCATCGTAAAGCGCCGCGTTGCCGCCGCCGCCGACGAAGACCACATCAGGCAAGGGATGCCCCGCCCAAACCTCCGGCGCGCGGCCATGGGTGACCTGCATCCGGGCGTTCAGGCCGAAATCTGCGATGTTGCGGGTGATGTTTTCCACCCGCGCCGCGTGCTGCTCAAAGGCGATGGCGCGACCACCGGCGAGGCAGAATTCGACCGAGACCGAGCCGCTGCCTGCGCCGATGTCCCACAGCAAGTCGCCTTGCCGGGGGGCGAGCGCCGACAGCGTCAGCGCCCGCACCGGCGCTTTGGTAATTTGCCCATCGCTGGCAAAGCTGTCATCCGGCAGGCCGGGCGCGCGCGGTAGGCCGATGCCGTCGGGCAGGTCCACCCCAACGGCCACGGGCGCCTGCACATCCGTCAGATCATACCCATCGGCCTGCACCGCGCGCAGCCGCGCGTCAGAGCCGCCAAGCCGTTCGGCCACATGCATCTGCGCCGTACCTGCGCCCTGTTCGCAGAGAAACCGCGCCAGTGCTGCAGGCGCATCCCCATCACGTAGCAGGCAAATCATCCGCCCCTTGGGACGCAACGCAGCGCGCAATTGCGCCAGCGGTGCCGCGTGTAGCCCGTGGCAAGTGACCTCCTCAAGCCGCCAGCCAAGCGCATTGGCCACCAGCGAGAATGTCGAGGGCGCGGGCAGGCTGCGCCATTCGCTCGGGTCCAGCGCACCGACGATGCTGCCGCCCGCGCCAAACCAGAAAGGATCGCCCGACACCAGCATCGCCACCCGCTTGCCGCGCTCGGCCAGCACCGGCTTAACTGAGAAAGGCACCGGCCAAGCCCGCCCGCGCGTGCCTGCGCTTGCCCGTTCCAAGTGACGCGGCCCGCCAAAGATCACCTCGGCTCCAGCCAGCGCCGCGCGGCTTGCCGGGGGCAAGGCATCCGCGCTATCGTCGGGCATTCCGATGATGCTGAGCCAAGGGTCACCCATTATGCGCGTCCTTCTTTTGGGTGGCACCACCGAAGCCAGCGCCCTGGCGCGCGCCTTGGTCAAAGCCGAGATCGACGCGGTGTTTTCCTATGCCGGGCGCACCGACAGCCCCGTGGCCCAGCCCCTGCCCACCCGCGTCGGCGGGTTTGGCGGCGTGGCCGGGCTGGTGGCCTACCTCAAGGCCGAGGCGATCACACATGTCGTCGACGCCACCCATCCCTTTGCCGCAGGGATGAGCAACAATGCCTTTGTCGCCTGCGCCCGACAAGACCTGCCGCTGGTGCGGTTCGAGCGCCCCGCGTGGGAGCCGCAGGAGGGCGACGATTGGACCTTTGTACCCGACATCACCGATCTGCCCGCCGCCCTGCCCGACAGCCCGGCGCGGGTGTTTCTGGCCATCGGCAAGCAGCAACTGGCGCTTTTTGCCGCGAAACCGCAGCACCGCTACCTGCTGCGCCTCGTCGATCCGCCGTGCGACCCGCTGCCGCTGCCACGGGCAACGGTCGTGCTGGCGCGGGGTCCGTTCGACGTGGCGGGCGACACCGCGCTGATGCAGACCCATGC
It encodes:
- the cbiE gene encoding precorrin-6y C5,15-methyltransferase (decarboxylating) subunit CbiE, which produces MGDPWLSIIGMPDDSADALPPASRAALAGAEVIFGGPRHLERASAGTRGRAWPVPFSVKPVLAERGKRVAMLVSGDPFWFGAGGSIVGALDPSEWRSLPAPSTFSLVANALGWRLEEVTCHGLHAAPLAQLRAALRPKGRMICLLRDGDAPAALARFLCEQGAGTAQMHVAERLGGSDARLRAVQADGYDLTDVQAPVAVGVDLPDGIGLPRAPGLPDDSFASDGQITKAPVRALTLSALAPRQGDLLWDIGAGSGSVSVEFCLAGGRAIAFEQHAARVENITRNIADFGLNARMQVTHGRAPEVWAGHPLPDVVFVGGGGNAALYDALLPALPAGTRLVANGVTLETEALLAQLHAAHGGSLLRIELAQAAPLGTMRGWQPLRPVVQWSVTL
- a CDS encoding cobalt-precorrin-6A reductase, with product MMRVLLLGGTTEASALARALVKAEIDAVFSYAGRTDSPVAQPLPTRVGGFGGVAGLVAYLKAEAITHVVDATHPFAAGMSNNAFVACARQDLPLVRFERPAWEPQEGDDWTFVPDITDLPAALPDSPARVFLAIGKQQLALFAAKPQHRYLLRLVDPPCDPLPLPRATVVLARGPFDVAGDTALMQTHAITHVVAKNAGGSGARAKLDAARALGLPVILADRPVLPGEVAANDVTEVMHWLHHTALRGV